One window of the Cataglyphis hispanica isolate Lineage 1 chromosome 13, ULB_Chis1_1.0, whole genome shotgun sequence genome contains the following:
- the LOC126854197 gene encoding tyrosine-protein kinase Abl isoform X1, translating into MGAQQTKDRVIPVGSTVRQTRKQHTRNLKDTRIIGSNIFTEHSEALLQSRPLPHIPALPEGDPPSGSSVQSISQQTNVQQHTNVSASGLLEAANRWTSKENLLAQEEDDPQLFVALYDFQAGGENQLSLKKGEQVRILSYNKSGEWCEAHSSTGQVGWVPSNYVTPVNSLEKHSWYHGRISRNAAEYLLSSGINGSFLVRESESSPGQRSISLRYEGRVYHYRINEDSEGKMFVTTESKFNTLAELVHHHSMLADGLITQLLYPAPKHNKPTVFPLSPEPDEWEINRTDIVMRHKLGGGQYGDVYEAVWKRYNMTVAVKTLKEDTMALKDFLEEAAIMKEMKHRNLVQLLGVCTREPPFYIITEFMSKGNLLDYLRNESKHQINAVVLMHMATQIASGMSYLESRNFIHRDLAARNCLVGENHLVKVADFGLARLMRDDTYTAHAGAKFPIKWTAPEGLAYNKFSTKSDVWAFGILLWEIATYGMSPYPGVDLTDVYHMLEKGYRMECPPGCPPKVYELMRQCWQWSAADRPTFKEIHHSLENMFQESSITEEVEKQLQGGGEIPLLSYKKSQTGSTGNIHGLVLVSEQLSSSGITQEGVGSVTKLSTFMGGLSSRSNSNIVQMRRSTNKKGKQAPAPPKRTSLLSSCSSFRDSAYQEQDQQNVEVSTMTLDDGTDLNGIDKIFEGITRDLVTMATQSITTGGCDMDDDGDGSQGTAEHNFVPQPSTSPEPVSNLPCNQKQIKSRPYTSKEVLSQKLVHVGALEVQNVKRAINRYGTLPKGARIGAYLESLRQSGMPSNQESVSTATSSLSTAIVEQQQDIVASAMIDTVSQHRSLSPRQNNLRGQPQMTRSNSSSGVVNTYQPPNSPRSRAVGIRKTNAEGIGLRTFRAPNNSSFRTASPSRSIQPTLADLEFPPPPLDLPPPPDEIFSEQCDLLPPANTASPCTESSSSHTKIASSPVGLRKLKAEWRSKDEMINDHDQDDRNNDVRNAEPSVKEASSRFGVNLRRRETASSTSGDAHCGGRSTDEKKLIYKPKETSGGAMKTESIDVIGIAAPEEAPPPPPPPPPPIGSAVSGTGTSLDTFESKPGMKEMLELKLINEIKQSADMKQGSSSSSAKKIGSNVSTSGLPSTAPLDPASQLLSELCASFSMDSANKQHIVPSEYAIAMLKNNDVSGATQEHIHVNTQSSIFPEKNNIHKEIPMMTSPITESHILSATSVGFKLKRVDKRSNPQKEENQDSQIIDFKARLRKVDNVDKEKTVAEERGKSSRFDDNAQGSNVVDSADSSSGVDDTSDDKRRSTGSISSLKKLWENKEASCDNQPLSPKLNVRGASSKQDDIANEDSPEDHSNASTRSSTSKGDSRVWPPTSSSSEMEKPIVPAKPLKPLGPSSKHFGSSIYATPNCNKSSQGIDDDSGGKQTGGESKGAKHSVMEISNVIENSILNLKGSPTIVMASWLQLSDKVGLLHGMCVNLTDTAIAPHARFQFRDLLTRLELQARQLRAAGTRNITENTRLLCDVQNTIKDVINTVQR; encoded by the exons ATGGGGGCCCAACAGACCAAGGACAGGGTGATCCCCGTTGGGTCCACCGTGCGACAAACGCGCAAACAGCATACCAGGAATCTGAAGGATACGCGCATCATAGGTTCTAACATATTCACCGAGCACAGCG AGGCACTTTTACAAAGTAGACCGCTGCCTCATATTCCAGCATTGCCAGAAGGTGATCCTCCAAGTGGTTCTAGTGTTCAATCAATTTCACAGCAAACAAATGTTCAACAACACACCAATGTGTCTGCTAGTGGGCTTCTTGAAGCAGCAAATAG ATGGACTAGCAAAGAGAATCTGTTGGCGCAGGAGGAAGATGATCCTCAATTATTTGTTGCTTTGTATGATTTTCAAGCTGGTGGAGAGAATCAACTTAGTCTGAAAAAGg GTGAACAAGTACGTATCCTAAGTTACAATAAGAGTGGAGAATGGTGCGAGGCTCACTCCAGCACTGGACAAGTAGGATGGGTACCATCAAACTATGTGACCCCTGTGAATTCTTTGGAAAAACATTCTTGGTACCATGGGAGAATATCTAGAAATGCTGCGGAATATCTGTTGAGTTCGGGAATAAACGGTAGTTTTCTCGTACGGGAATCCGAGAGTAGTCCCGGGCAACGTAGTATCTCTTTGAGATACGAGGGTCGAGTGTATCACTATAGAATTAACGAGGACAGTGAAGGAAAGATGTTTGTCACGACGGAGAGTAAATTTAATACGCTGGCTGAATTGGTGCATCATCACTCGATGCTTGCCGATGGCCTCATCACGCAACTGCTGTATCCCGCACCAAAGCACAACAAGCCTACCGTCTTCCCGTTAAGTCCAGAACCGGACGAATGGGAGATTAATCGAACGGATATAGTAATGAGGCATAAATTAGGAGGCGGTCAATACGGTGATGTATACGAAGCGGTCTGGAAGAGATATAATATGACTGTAGCAGTTAAGACGCTCAAGGAGGACACAATGGCACTGAAGGATTTCCTGGAAGAGGCGGCCATCATGAAGGAAATGAAACATAGGAATTTGGTACAATTGCTGGGAGTGTGTACGCGCGAACCGCCGTTCTATATCATCACGGAGTTCATGAGCAAAGGAAATCTCCTTGATTATTTGCGAAACGAAAGTAAACATCAGATTAATGCCGTGGTCTTGATGCACATGGCTACGCAGATTGCGAGTGGCATGAGTTACTTAGAGAGTAGAAATTTCATCCATCGCGATCTAGCAGCCAGAAATTGTCTGGTCGGAGAGAATCATCTTGTTAAGGTCGCAGATTTTGGATTAGCCCGTCTTATGAGAGACGACACATATACTGCACATGCCGGTGCAAAATTTCCCATAAAATGGACAGCGCCAGAAGGTTTagcatacaataaattttccacaaag tCTGATGTGTGGGCATTCGGTATCCTTTTGTGGGAAATTGCTACCTATGGTATGTCCCCTTATCCTGGTGTCGATTTGACAGACGTTTATCATATGCTGGAGAAAGGCTATCGAATGGAGTGTCCCCCAGGCTGTCCGCCGAAAGTTTACGAATTGATGCGTCAATGTTGGCAGTGGTCAGCGGCAGATCGGCCAACTTTCAAGGAAATACATCATTcattagaaaatatgtttcaaGAATCGAGTATTACCGAAG AGGTAGAGAAGCAGCTTCAAGGTGGTGGGGAAATTCCATTactatcatataaaaaatcgcAGACTGGAAGTACTGGGAATATACATGGACTTGTTCTTGTATCCGAGCAATTGTCTTCTTCTGGCATAACACAAG AAGGAGTAGGTTCGGTTACCAAGCTGAGTACTTTTATGGGTGGCTTGTCAAGTAGGAGTAATAGTAATATAGTTCAAATGCGAAGATCGACCAATAAGAAAGGAAAACAAGCGCCGGCGCCTCCCAAGCGAACAAG CCTGCTGTCATCATGCAGTTCTTTCCGAGATTCCGCCTACCAAGAGCAAGATCAACAAAATGTCGAAGTGAGCACTATGACGCTTGACGATGGCACAGATCTAAATGGTATTGATAAGATTTTTGAAG GTATCACACGTGATCTCGTGACAATGGCTACACAGTCAATTACTACAGGAGGTTGCGATATGGACGACGACGGAGATGGGTCGCAAGGGACAGCAGAACATAACTTTGTTCCTCAACCGTCAACTTCGCCGGAACCAGTATCCAACTTACCGTGCAATcagaaacaaattaaatctCGACCTTACACATCTAAGGAGGTACTATCTCAGAAG CTGGTACACGTGGGTGCGCTGGAGGTGCAAAATGTTAAGAGAGCGATCAATCGTTACGGTACATTGCCAAAAGGTGCTAGAATCGGGGCGTACTTGGAATCTCTGCGACAAAGTGGTATGCCGTCGAATCAGGAGAGTGTTTCAACCGCTACGTCTTCCTTGTCTACCGCGATTGTAGAACAGCAACAGGACATTGTCGCGAGCGCCATGATTGATACAGTCTCGCAACATCGCTCGCTCTCGCCTCGCCAGAACAATCTGCGTGGTCAACCGCAAATGACACGCAGCAATTCCTCCAGCGGAGTGGTGAACACCTATCAACCGCCGAATTCACCGCGCAGCCGTGCTGTAGGTATCCGGAAGACCAACGCGGAGGGAATCGGTCTGCGGACCTTCCGCGCGCCAAACAACTCCAGTTTTCGTACCGCCAGTCCGTCCAGATCGATCCAACCGACTCTGGCTGATTTGGAGTTCCCGCCACCACCGTTGGATTTGCCACCACCTCCAGACGAGATCTTTAGTGAACAATGCGATCTACTGCCACCTGCGAATACGGCGTCACCGTGTACCGAGAGTTCCTCTTCTCACACAAAAATCGCAAGTTCGCCAGTCGGTCTCAGGAAATTGAAAGCGGAATGGCGGAGTAAAGatgaaatgataaatgatcATGATCAGGACGATAGGAATAATGATGTGAGGAACGCCGAACCGTCAGTAAAGGAGGCTAGTTCGCGATTCGGTGTGAACTTACGACGTCGAGAGACCGCTTCCTCCACTTCTGGTGATGCGCATTGCGGCGGTAGATCCACAGACGAGAAGAAGTTGATTTACAAACCGAAGGAGACAAGCGGCGGCGCAATGAAAACGGAATCGATAGATGTAATTGGAATCGCAGCTCCTGAGGAAGCACCACCCCCACCCCCGCCTCCGCCGCCCCCAATCGGCAGCGCGGTAAGCGGTACCGGTACATCTTTGGACACCTTCGAATCCAAACCAGGCATGAAAGAAATGCTGGAACTTAAGCTGATCAATGAGATTAAGCAGAGCGCGGATATGAAACAAGGTAGTAGTAGCAGTTCTGCAAAGAAAATCGGCAGCAACGTTAGTACCAGTGGGCTTCCGTCAACAGCGCCGCTTGATCCGGCGTCGCAGCTTCTGTCTGAATTGTGTGCCAGCTTTAGCATGGATTCCGCCAACAAGCAACATATTGTTCCGAGTGAATACGCGATTGCAATGTTGAAGAACAACGACGTGTCCGGAGCCACTCAGGAGCACATTCACGTAAATACACAAAGTAGTATATTCCCCGAGAAGAACAATATTCACAAAGAGATTCCGATGATGACTTCGCCGATTACCGAGAGCCATATATTAAGCGCGACTAGCGTAGGCTTCAAATTGAAAAGAGTGGATAAGAGGAGCAATCcacagaaagaagaaaatcagGATAGTCAGATAATCGATTTTAAAGCTCGTTTGCGGAAGGTGGACAATGTTGATAAGGAAAAAACAGTGGCGGAAGAAAGGGGCAAATCATCGCGTTTCGATGACAACGCACAGGGAAGTAACGTCGTGGACTCGGCGGATTCATCGTCTGGCGTGGATGATACAAGCGACGATAAGCGCCGCAGCACCGGAAGTATTAGTAGCCTAAAAAAATTGTGGGAGAATAAGGAGGCTTCTTGTGATAACCAACCACTTAGTCCTAAATTAAATGTGAGAGGGGCGAGTAGCAAGCAGGACGACATTGCGAACGAAGATTCGCCGGAGGATCATAGCAACGCCTCGACCAGGAGCTCAACCAGCAAGGGCGACTCGCGAGTATGGCCTCCGACGTCATCGTCCTCAGAGATGGAGAAGCCGATCGTGCCGGCCAAACCGTTGAAACCGCTCGGACCATCCAGTAAACACTTTGGTTCCTCCATATACGCTACACCAAACTGCAACAAGTCATCCCAAGGCATCGATGATGATAGTGGCGGTAAGCAGACTGGTGGCGAATCGAAAGGGGCAAAGCACAGCGTGATGGAGATCTCGAACGTCATCGAGAACAGTATTCTTAACTTGAAAGGCAGCCCCACCATTGTCATGGCCAGTTGGTTGCAGCTGTCCGATAAAGTCGGCCTGTTGCACGGCATGTGCGTCAATCTGACGGACACGGCAATTGCGCCGCACGCGAGGTTCCAATTCCGCGACCTACTCACTCGACTCGAACTACAAGCGAGGCAATTACGGGCCGCCGGCACGCGCAACATCACCGAGAACACGAGACTCTTGTGTGACGTGCAGAACACGATAAAAGACGTAATAAACACCGTGCAAAGGTAA
- the LOC126854197 gene encoding tyrosine-protein kinase Abl isoform X2 — protein sequence MGAQQTKDRVIPVGSTVRQTRKQHTRNLKDTRIIGSNIFTEHSEALLQSRPLPHIPALPEGDPPSGSSVQSISQQTNVQQHTNVSASGLLEAANRWTSKENLLAQEEDDPQLFVALYDFQAGGENQLSLKKGEQVRILSYNKSGEWCEAHSSTGQVGWVPSNYVTPVNSLEKHSWYHGRISRNAAEYLLSSGINGSFLVRESESSPGQRSISLRYEGRVYHYRINEDSEGKMFVTTESKFNTLAELVHHHSMLADGLITQLLYPAPKHNKPTVFPLSPEPDEWEINRTDIVMRHKLGGGQYGDVYEAVWKRYNMTVAVKTLKEDTMALKDFLEEAAIMKEMKHRNLVQLLGVCTREPPFYIITEFMSKGNLLDYLRNESKHQINAVVLMHMATQIASGMSYLESRNFIHRDLAARNCLVGENHLVKVADFGLARLMRDDTYTAHAGAKFPIKWTAPEGLAYNKFSTKSDVWAFGILLWEIATYGMSPYPGVDLTDVYHMLEKGYRMECPPGCPPKVYELMRQCWQWSAADRPTFKEIHHSLENMFQESSITEEVEKQLQGGGEIPLLSYKKSQTGSTGNIHGLVLVSEQLSSSGITQEGVGSVTKLSTFMGGLSSRSNSNIVQMRRSTNKKGKQAPAPPKRTSLLSSCSSFRDSAYQEQDQQNVEVSTMTLDDGTDLNGIDKIFEGITRDLVTMATQSITTGGCDMDDDGDGSQGTAEHNFVPQPSTSPEPVSNLPCNQKQIKSRPYTSKELVHVGALEVQNVKRAINRYGTLPKGARIGAYLESLRQSGMPSNQESVSTATSSLSTAIVEQQQDIVASAMIDTVSQHRSLSPRQNNLRGQPQMTRSNSSSGVVNTYQPPNSPRSRAVGIRKTNAEGIGLRTFRAPNNSSFRTASPSRSIQPTLADLEFPPPPLDLPPPPDEIFSEQCDLLPPANTASPCTESSSSHTKIASSPVGLRKLKAEWRSKDEMINDHDQDDRNNDVRNAEPSVKEASSRFGVNLRRRETASSTSGDAHCGGRSTDEKKLIYKPKETSGGAMKTESIDVIGIAAPEEAPPPPPPPPPPIGSAVSGTGTSLDTFESKPGMKEMLELKLINEIKQSADMKQGSSSSSAKKIGSNVSTSGLPSTAPLDPASQLLSELCASFSMDSANKQHIVPSEYAIAMLKNNDVSGATQEHIHVNTQSSIFPEKNNIHKEIPMMTSPITESHILSATSVGFKLKRVDKRSNPQKEENQDSQIIDFKARLRKVDNVDKEKTVAEERGKSSRFDDNAQGSNVVDSADSSSGVDDTSDDKRRSTGSISSLKKLWENKEASCDNQPLSPKLNVRGASSKQDDIANEDSPEDHSNASTRSSTSKGDSRVWPPTSSSSEMEKPIVPAKPLKPLGPSSKHFGSSIYATPNCNKSSQGIDDDSGGKQTGGESKGAKHSVMEISNVIENSILNLKGSPTIVMASWLQLSDKVGLLHGMCVNLTDTAIAPHARFQFRDLLTRLELQARQLRAAGTRNITENTRLLCDVQNTIKDVINTVQR from the exons ATGGGGGCCCAACAGACCAAGGACAGGGTGATCCCCGTTGGGTCCACCGTGCGACAAACGCGCAAACAGCATACCAGGAATCTGAAGGATACGCGCATCATAGGTTCTAACATATTCACCGAGCACAGCG AGGCACTTTTACAAAGTAGACCGCTGCCTCATATTCCAGCATTGCCAGAAGGTGATCCTCCAAGTGGTTCTAGTGTTCAATCAATTTCACAGCAAACAAATGTTCAACAACACACCAATGTGTCTGCTAGTGGGCTTCTTGAAGCAGCAAATAG ATGGACTAGCAAAGAGAATCTGTTGGCGCAGGAGGAAGATGATCCTCAATTATTTGTTGCTTTGTATGATTTTCAAGCTGGTGGAGAGAATCAACTTAGTCTGAAAAAGg GTGAACAAGTACGTATCCTAAGTTACAATAAGAGTGGAGAATGGTGCGAGGCTCACTCCAGCACTGGACAAGTAGGATGGGTACCATCAAACTATGTGACCCCTGTGAATTCTTTGGAAAAACATTCTTGGTACCATGGGAGAATATCTAGAAATGCTGCGGAATATCTGTTGAGTTCGGGAATAAACGGTAGTTTTCTCGTACGGGAATCCGAGAGTAGTCCCGGGCAACGTAGTATCTCTTTGAGATACGAGGGTCGAGTGTATCACTATAGAATTAACGAGGACAGTGAAGGAAAGATGTTTGTCACGACGGAGAGTAAATTTAATACGCTGGCTGAATTGGTGCATCATCACTCGATGCTTGCCGATGGCCTCATCACGCAACTGCTGTATCCCGCACCAAAGCACAACAAGCCTACCGTCTTCCCGTTAAGTCCAGAACCGGACGAATGGGAGATTAATCGAACGGATATAGTAATGAGGCATAAATTAGGAGGCGGTCAATACGGTGATGTATACGAAGCGGTCTGGAAGAGATATAATATGACTGTAGCAGTTAAGACGCTCAAGGAGGACACAATGGCACTGAAGGATTTCCTGGAAGAGGCGGCCATCATGAAGGAAATGAAACATAGGAATTTGGTACAATTGCTGGGAGTGTGTACGCGCGAACCGCCGTTCTATATCATCACGGAGTTCATGAGCAAAGGAAATCTCCTTGATTATTTGCGAAACGAAAGTAAACATCAGATTAATGCCGTGGTCTTGATGCACATGGCTACGCAGATTGCGAGTGGCATGAGTTACTTAGAGAGTAGAAATTTCATCCATCGCGATCTAGCAGCCAGAAATTGTCTGGTCGGAGAGAATCATCTTGTTAAGGTCGCAGATTTTGGATTAGCCCGTCTTATGAGAGACGACACATATACTGCACATGCCGGTGCAAAATTTCCCATAAAATGGACAGCGCCAGAAGGTTTagcatacaataaattttccacaaag tCTGATGTGTGGGCATTCGGTATCCTTTTGTGGGAAATTGCTACCTATGGTATGTCCCCTTATCCTGGTGTCGATTTGACAGACGTTTATCATATGCTGGAGAAAGGCTATCGAATGGAGTGTCCCCCAGGCTGTCCGCCGAAAGTTTACGAATTGATGCGTCAATGTTGGCAGTGGTCAGCGGCAGATCGGCCAACTTTCAAGGAAATACATCATTcattagaaaatatgtttcaaGAATCGAGTATTACCGAAG AGGTAGAGAAGCAGCTTCAAGGTGGTGGGGAAATTCCATTactatcatataaaaaatcgcAGACTGGAAGTACTGGGAATATACATGGACTTGTTCTTGTATCCGAGCAATTGTCTTCTTCTGGCATAACACAAG AAGGAGTAGGTTCGGTTACCAAGCTGAGTACTTTTATGGGTGGCTTGTCAAGTAGGAGTAATAGTAATATAGTTCAAATGCGAAGATCGACCAATAAGAAAGGAAAACAAGCGCCGGCGCCTCCCAAGCGAACAAG CCTGCTGTCATCATGCAGTTCTTTCCGAGATTCCGCCTACCAAGAGCAAGATCAACAAAATGTCGAAGTGAGCACTATGACGCTTGACGATGGCACAGATCTAAATGGTATTGATAAGATTTTTGAAG GTATCACACGTGATCTCGTGACAATGGCTACACAGTCAATTACTACAGGAGGTTGCGATATGGACGACGACGGAGATGGGTCGCAAGGGACAGCAGAACATAACTTTGTTCCTCAACCGTCAACTTCGCCGGAACCAGTATCCAACTTACCGTGCAATcagaaacaaattaaatctCGACCTTACACATCTAAGGAG CTGGTACACGTGGGTGCGCTGGAGGTGCAAAATGTTAAGAGAGCGATCAATCGTTACGGTACATTGCCAAAAGGTGCTAGAATCGGGGCGTACTTGGAATCTCTGCGACAAAGTGGTATGCCGTCGAATCAGGAGAGTGTTTCAACCGCTACGTCTTCCTTGTCTACCGCGATTGTAGAACAGCAACAGGACATTGTCGCGAGCGCCATGATTGATACAGTCTCGCAACATCGCTCGCTCTCGCCTCGCCAGAACAATCTGCGTGGTCAACCGCAAATGACACGCAGCAATTCCTCCAGCGGAGTGGTGAACACCTATCAACCGCCGAATTCACCGCGCAGCCGTGCTGTAGGTATCCGGAAGACCAACGCGGAGGGAATCGGTCTGCGGACCTTCCGCGCGCCAAACAACTCCAGTTTTCGTACCGCCAGTCCGTCCAGATCGATCCAACCGACTCTGGCTGATTTGGAGTTCCCGCCACCACCGTTGGATTTGCCACCACCTCCAGACGAGATCTTTAGTGAACAATGCGATCTACTGCCACCTGCGAATACGGCGTCACCGTGTACCGAGAGTTCCTCTTCTCACACAAAAATCGCAAGTTCGCCAGTCGGTCTCAGGAAATTGAAAGCGGAATGGCGGAGTAAAGatgaaatgataaatgatcATGATCAGGACGATAGGAATAATGATGTGAGGAACGCCGAACCGTCAGTAAAGGAGGCTAGTTCGCGATTCGGTGTGAACTTACGACGTCGAGAGACCGCTTCCTCCACTTCTGGTGATGCGCATTGCGGCGGTAGATCCACAGACGAGAAGAAGTTGATTTACAAACCGAAGGAGACAAGCGGCGGCGCAATGAAAACGGAATCGATAGATGTAATTGGAATCGCAGCTCCTGAGGAAGCACCACCCCCACCCCCGCCTCCGCCGCCCCCAATCGGCAGCGCGGTAAGCGGTACCGGTACATCTTTGGACACCTTCGAATCCAAACCAGGCATGAAAGAAATGCTGGAACTTAAGCTGATCAATGAGATTAAGCAGAGCGCGGATATGAAACAAGGTAGTAGTAGCAGTTCTGCAAAGAAAATCGGCAGCAACGTTAGTACCAGTGGGCTTCCGTCAACAGCGCCGCTTGATCCGGCGTCGCAGCTTCTGTCTGAATTGTGTGCCAGCTTTAGCATGGATTCCGCCAACAAGCAACATATTGTTCCGAGTGAATACGCGATTGCAATGTTGAAGAACAACGACGTGTCCGGAGCCACTCAGGAGCACATTCACGTAAATACACAAAGTAGTATATTCCCCGAGAAGAACAATATTCACAAAGAGATTCCGATGATGACTTCGCCGATTACCGAGAGCCATATATTAAGCGCGACTAGCGTAGGCTTCAAATTGAAAAGAGTGGATAAGAGGAGCAATCcacagaaagaagaaaatcagGATAGTCAGATAATCGATTTTAAAGCTCGTTTGCGGAAGGTGGACAATGTTGATAAGGAAAAAACAGTGGCGGAAGAAAGGGGCAAATCATCGCGTTTCGATGACAACGCACAGGGAAGTAACGTCGTGGACTCGGCGGATTCATCGTCTGGCGTGGATGATACAAGCGACGATAAGCGCCGCAGCACCGGAAGTATTAGTAGCCTAAAAAAATTGTGGGAGAATAAGGAGGCTTCTTGTGATAACCAACCACTTAGTCCTAAATTAAATGTGAGAGGGGCGAGTAGCAAGCAGGACGACATTGCGAACGAAGATTCGCCGGAGGATCATAGCAACGCCTCGACCAGGAGCTCAACCAGCAAGGGCGACTCGCGAGTATGGCCTCCGACGTCATCGTCCTCAGAGATGGAGAAGCCGATCGTGCCGGCCAAACCGTTGAAACCGCTCGGACCATCCAGTAAACACTTTGGTTCCTCCATATACGCTACACCAAACTGCAACAAGTCATCCCAAGGCATCGATGATGATAGTGGCGGTAAGCAGACTGGTGGCGAATCGAAAGGGGCAAAGCACAGCGTGATGGAGATCTCGAACGTCATCGAGAACAGTATTCTTAACTTGAAAGGCAGCCCCACCATTGTCATGGCCAGTTGGTTGCAGCTGTCCGATAAAGTCGGCCTGTTGCACGGCATGTGCGTCAATCTGACGGACACGGCAATTGCGCCGCACGCGAGGTTCCAATTCCGCGACCTACTCACTCGACTCGAACTACAAGCGAGGCAATTACGGGCCGCCGGCACGCGCAACATCACCGAGAACACGAGACTCTTGTGTGACGTGCAGAACACGATAAAAGACGTAATAAACACCGTGCAAAGGTAA